The following coding sequences are from one Carassius auratus strain Wakin chromosome 15, ASM336829v1, whole genome shotgun sequence window:
- the LOC113115452 gene encoding apolipoprotein A-I-2-like — protein sequence MMRFVVLALAVLLAGCQARFLQDQAPSQLEHVKSALQVYADQMKQSAHKALTHLDGTEFADYKQFLGQSVDNLHGYLQGGFQAIGPVGGQVLEATKDTREKLAKDVEELRKKIEPMREELRQVLQKHFEEYRGELKPFIEEYLTKQQKFMEEMKTKLEPLVKSLKGKIEVNWEETKSKLMPILEAVREKVAEHIQALKTLLEPYIQEYRDQVEKGAQEFRQSVKSGELRKKMEELGTEVKPHFEAIFAAVQKAMSKA from the exons ATGATGAGGTTTGTAGTCCTTGCCCTCGCTGTTTTACTGGCAG GATGCCAGGCCCGATTCCTGCAGGACCAAGCACCATCGCAGCTGGAGCACGTGAAGTCTGCGCTCCAGGTCTACGCTGATCAGATGAAGCAGTCGGCACACAAGGCCCTCACTCACCTCGACGGCACAGAGTTCGCAGACTACAA GCAGTTCCTGGGCCAGTCTGTGGACAACCTCCATGGCTACTTGCAGGGCGGCTTCCAAGCCATTGGCCCTGTTGGTGGCCAGGTGCTGGAGGCCACTAAAGACACACGCGAGAAGCTGGCCAAGGACGTGGAGGAGCTCCGCAAGAAGATCGAGCCCATGCGTGAGGAGCTGAGGCAGGTGCTGCAGAAGCACTTCGAGGAGTACAGAGGCGAGCTGAAGCCTTTCATCGAGGAGTACCTGACCAAACAGCAAAAGTTCATGGAGGAAATGAAGACCAAGCTGGAGCCTCTGGTCAAGAGCTTGAAGGGGAAGATCGAAGTCAACTGGGAGGAGACCAAGTCCAAGCTGATGCCCATCTTGGAGGCTGTGCGTGAGAAGGTGGCAGAGCACATCCAGGCCTTGAAGACACTGCTGGAGCCCTACATCCAGGAGTACAGGGACCAGGTGGAGAAGGGAGCCCAGGAGTTCCGCCAGAGCGTCAAATCTGGAGAACTGAGGAAGAAGATGGAAGAGTTGGGCACGGAGGTGAAGCCTCACTTCGAGGCTATTTTCGCAGCCGTCCAAAAAGCTATGAGCAAGGCATAA
- the LOC113115455 gene encoding septin-5, with translation MEDSDLEAGEQISTPASPEPRLHEVDKHFPKEDSEHITGHPPLADHGPHRADSEGEGHSRPHTPGTPAAAPRGPADTEHQSRDMSLLSPISPSRPKSPWGRSDPYDSTEDHEKDYVGFATLPNQVHRKSVKKGFDFTLMVAGESGLGKSTLVNSLFLTDLYTDRNLLNAEERITQTVEITKHTVDIEEKGVRLKLTIVDTPGFGDAVNNTECWTSVADYIDQQFEQYFRDESGLNRKNIQDNRVHCCLYFISPFGHGLRPLDVEFMKALHEKVNIVPVLAKADTLTPTEVKRKKTKIREEIEQYGIKIYQFPDCDSDEDEDFKQQDQELKDSFPFAVIGSNTVVEAKGKRVRGRLYPWGIVEVENPAHCDFVKLRNMLVRTHMQDLKDVTRETHYENYRAHCIQSMTRMVVKERNRNKLTRESGTDFPIPMVPGVTETEKLIREKDEELRRMQEMLQKIQEQMHTQREAY, from the exons ATGGAGGACAGTGACCTGGAGGCCGGTGAGCAGATCTCTACTCCAGCGTCACCTGAGCCCAGGCTGCATGAGGTGGACAAG CACTTCCCGAAGGAAGACTCGGAGCACATCACGGGACACCCCCCGCTGGCTGACCATGGTCCCCATAGGGCCGATAGTGAGGGCGAGGGTCACAGCAGACCCCACACACCGGGGACACCGGCGGCGGCCCCCAGGGGCCCCGCAGACACAGAGCACCAGTCCAGAGACATGAGCCTGCTGTCTCCCATCAGCCCGTCCAGGCCTAAGAGCCCCTGGGGCCGCAGTGACCCCTATGACTCGACCGAG GACCATGAGAAGGATTATGTGGGATTTGCGACGTTGCCAAACCAGGTTCACCGCAAATCTGTGAAGAAGGGCTTTGACTTCACTTTAATGGTAGCAG GAGAGTCAGGTTTGGGGAAGTCCACCCTGGTCAACAGTCTGTTCCTGACAGATCTCTACACAGACAGGAATCTGCTCAATGCTGAAG AGAGGATCACGCAGACGGTGGAGATCACCAAACACACGGTGGACATCGAGGAGAAGGGCGTCAGGCTGAAGCTCACTATCGTGGACACACCAGGATTCGGGGACGCTGTCAATAACACTGAATG ctGGACGTCGGTGGCAGACTACATCGACCAGCAGTTTGAGCAGTACTTCAGAGACGAGAGCGGCCTGAACCGCAAGAACATCCAGGATAACCGCGTGCACTGCTGCCTGTACTTCATCTCTCCCTTCGGTCACGG GTTAAGGCCTCTGGATGTGGAGTTCATGAAGGCTCTTCATGAGAAGGTCAACATTGTTCCTGTACTAGCTAAAGCTGACACACTGACCCCAACAGAGGTCAAGAGAAAGAAAACCAAG ATCCGAGAGGAGATCGAACAGTACGGGATAAAGATCTACCAGTTTCCAGACTGTGATTCAGACGAGGATGAGGACTTCAAACAGCAAGACCAAGAGCTCAAG GACAGCTTTCCCTTCGCCGTGATCGGCAGTAACACAGTCGTGGAAGCCAAGGGCAAGAGGGTTCGAGGACGTCTGTACCCCTGGGGAATAGTGGAAG TGGAGAACCCAGCGCACTGTGACTTCGTGAAGCTGAGGAACATGTTGGTCCGGACACACATGCAGGATCTGAAGGACGTGACCCGGGAAACACACTACGAGAACTACAGAGCACACTGCATCCAGAGCATGACCCGCATGGTGGTGAAGGAGCGCAACCGCAA CAAACTGACCAGGGAGAGCGGCACAGACTTCCCCATTCCCATGGTGCCCGGCGTCACCGAGACGGAGAAGCTGATCCGTGAGAAAGACGAGGAG CTGAGGCGGATGCAGGAGATGCTGCAGAAGATCCAGGAGCAGATGCACACGCAGCGAGAGGCGTATTAA